The Fusobacterium simiae nucleotide sequence ATTTACATAATACAAGAGGAGTAGCTATGGCTAATATAATAGCAGGTTTAGATGCTGGAATAGATTGCTTTGACACTTCTTTTGGTGGATTAGGAGGATGCCCATTTGTACCAGGAGCAGCAGGAAACATTGCAAGTGAAGATGTAATCCATATGTTATCAGAAATGGGAATAGAAACAGGAATAGATTTAGATAAGATGATAGAAGTGGCTAGAAAAGTTCAAAAATTTGTTGGTCATGATACAGATAGCTATATTTTAAAAGCTGGAAAATCATCAGAATTAATCAGAGAGTTGCCTAAAGGGCAAGGAAAAAATGAAACTCAAAAACAAAAATAATATAAATTTTAGTTGTAATTTTTAATACTTTTAATTTTGAAAGGAAGTAAAATGATGAAAACAAAAAAATTAAGAGATTTAATAAATGGAGATAAAGTGGTAGTAGCTCCTTGTGCTTATGATGCATTATCAGCAAGAGCTATTGAATTTATGGGATTTGAATTAGCTGCTACAACAGGATTTGGAATGCATGGGACTATGCTTGGTGTACCAGATAATGGATTATTAACTTTTACTGAAATGGTAAGAATGTGTAGAAATATGGCAAGTTCAATAAATATTCCTATGATGGCAGATGCAGAAGGTGGTTATGGTAATGCAATAAATACTTATAGGACCGTTAAAGAGTTTGAAAATTCAGGTTTAGCAGGTTTATTTATTGAAGATCAAGAATTACCTCCAAACTGTCCATACATAAAAGGAACAAAGTTAATAAGTGTTGAAGAAATGATAGGTAAAATTAAAGCAGCATTAGAAGCAAGAAAAGATAAAAATTTTGTAATAGTTGCTCGTACTGATGCACCATTTGAAGAAGCTATTGAAAGATTAAATGCTTATTATGAAGCTGGAGTAGATATGGTAAAACCTATGCCTAGGTCGAGAAAAGAATTGGAAGATTATCCAAAATATTTAAAAGCACCTATACATTTAGGATTTACTTATGGTAAAGAAACTACATTAGGACTTACTGCAACAGATTGTGGTAAAATGGGATATAAAATAGTAACATTTCCATTTTCAGAATTGATGGCAAGTACTACTGCTATATTAAGAATTTTAAAAGAGATAAAAGAAAAAGGAACTGATGAAAGTTTTTATCAAGAAATGATAAAATTTGAGGAATATTTAAAAATAGTCAATATAGATTTGTATAATGAATTGGATAGAAAATATATGTTTGATATATAAAATTTATTGCTTAAAGGCTGCTATAATTAAAATATAACAGCCTTTAATTATAAATAAGAAAGGGGTGATTAAATTGAAAACAATAAAAGTAAAAAATATAGTTATTGGTGAAGGAATACCAAAAGTAATTGTTCCAATTGTTGGGAAAACAAAACTTGAAATTATTAATAAAGCAAAAGAAATAAATAATATAAAGATAGATGTTGTTGAATGGAGAGCAGATTTTTATTAAATAGTGCAAGAACACTCGCGACTTCAGTCGTGAGATGAATTGTACGAAAATTTAGTAAGCATATAGGGAAACTTGTATGTAGAACGGAGCAAAACCGTGCAACAAAGAAATTGAATTGCTGGGAACTCTTAAAGCTAGTATAACCACAACATAGCAATTTTACTTCTTAACAAGTTAGGGAGAGAGAGGCAAATATAAAGGTAGCGAAAGCAGAAAAAATATATTAGATGGTGTAAGGTTAAATCCTAAACACTGAGCCATATAGAAAGGCGTATAATAGACAATCAGCAGCTAAGCCTGAAAAGGAAAGTTCAACGACTATCCCTCGTGAGGGGAGTACAATACAAGCGATTGGTATTGGAAGTGGTTTCGCCTAAGGTGTTGAAATACACTATGGAT carries:
- a CDS encoding type I 3-dehydroquinate dehydratase, coding for MKTIKVKNIVIGEGIPKVIVPIVGKTKLEIINKAKEINNIKIDVVEWRADFY
- a CDS encoding isocitrate lyase/PEP mutase family protein, whose product is MMKTKKLRDLINGDKVVVAPCAYDALSARAIEFMGFELAATTGFGMHGTMLGVPDNGLLTFTEMVRMCRNMASSINIPMMADAEGGYGNAINTYRTVKEFENSGLAGLFIEDQELPPNCPYIKGTKLISVEEMIGKIKAALEARKDKNFVIVARTDAPFEEAIERLNAYYEAGVDMVKPMPRSRKELEDYPKYLKAPIHLGFTYGKETTLGLTATDCGKMGYKIVTFPFSELMASTTAILRILKEIKEKGTDESFYQEMIKFEEYLKIVNIDLYNELDRKYMFDI